In Prunus dulcis chromosome 2, ALMONDv2, whole genome shotgun sequence, a single genomic region encodes these proteins:
- the LOC117617364 gene encoding beta-glucosidase 12-like: MAMQLRSFLLGMLLLIGFAFTNSEADIRAPPTHFDTASLNRSSFPEGFIFGVGSGSYQYEGAAKEGGRGPSIWDTFTHKYPEKISDGSNGDITVDQYHRYKEDVGIIKNMGWDAYRFSISWSRLLPNGKLSGGVNKEGIKYYNNLINELLRNGLTPFVTLFHWDLPQTLEDEYGGFLSPHIVNHFQDYAELCYKEFGDRVKLWSTLNEPYTFSDYGYATGTLAPGRCSTWQQLNCTGGDSSIEPYLVTHHQLLAHAAAVKLYKNKYQASQNGVIGITLVSNWFEPLSEEKENKNAALRALDFMFGWFAEPLTSGDYPQSMRSVVGSRLPRFTKEQSKLLIGSFDFLGLNYYTGYYASDAPQNNSVYASYTTDVGVNLSSERNGVPIGPKGASEWLNVYPQGIQHLLLYTKKKYHNPIIYITENGVDELNDPKLSFAEALNDTHRIDYYNRHLHYVQSSIDNGVKVKGFFPWTLLDDFEWSSGFSVRFGITYVDYNDRLKRHPKLSAHWFKSFLKKY, encoded by the exons ATGGCAATGCAATTACGTTCTTTTCTCTTAGGCATGCTGCTACTAATTGGCTTTGCTTTCACAAATAGCGAAGCTGATATTAGAGCTCCACCCACACATTTTGACACTGCTTCTCTCAATAGGAGCAGTTTTCCAGAAGGGTTCATATTTGGTGTAGGTTCTGGATCTTACCAA TATGAAGGTGCTGCAAAAGAAGGTGGTAGAGGACCAAGCATTTGGGATACCTTCACCCACAAATATCCAG AAAAGATTAGCGATGGCAGCAATGGAGATATCACTGTTGATCAATATCACCGCTATAAG GAAGATGTGGGGATTATAAAGAATATGGGGTGGGACGCTTATCGATTCTCTATCTCATGGTCAAGATTGTTACCAA atGGAAAGTTAAGTGGAGGAGTGAACAAGGAAGGAATCAAATATTACAACAATCTCATCAATGAGCTCTTACGCAATG GTTTAACGCCATTTGTGACACTCTTTCATTGGGATCTTCCTCAAACTTTAGAAGATGAATATGGTGGTTTCTTAAGCCCTCATATTGT CAATCATTTTCAAGATTATGCAGAACTTTGTTATAAGGAATTTGGTGATCGAGTAAAGCTTTGGAGCACACTGAATGAGCCGTATACCTTCAGCGACTATGGTTATGCAACCGGGACCCTTGCTCCGGGACGATGCTCCACTTGGCAACAGCTAAACTGCACCGGCGGAGATTCATCTATCGAACCATATTTGGTAACACACCACCAGCTCCTTGCTCATGCAGCTGCAGTAAAAttgtacaaaaataaataccag GCGTCTCAAAATGGAGTGATAGGGATAACACTGGTGTCGAATTGGTTTGAGCCCCTAtcggaagaaaaagaaaataaaaatgctgCATTACGAGCTTTGGATTTTATGTTCGGATG GTTTGCTGAGCCATTGACAAGTGGTGACTATCCGCAAAGCATGCGATCTGTCGTCGGAAGCCGATTACCAAGATTCACGAAAGAACAATCCAAGTTGCTAATTGgttcatttgattttcttggacTAAATTACTATACAGGTTACTATGCAAGTGATGCACCTCAAAATAACTCGGTATATGCCAGCTACACAACAGATGTTGGCGTTAATCTTTCAT CTGAGCGTAATGGGGTCCCCATCGGTCCAAAG GGTGCTTCGGAATGGTTAAATGTTTATCCACAAGGAATTCAACATCTTTTACTCTacacaaagaaaaagtatCACAATCCAATTATTTACATTACTGAAAATG GTGTGGATGAGTTGAATGATCCTAAATTATCATTTGCCGAAGCACTTAATGATACCCACAGAATTGACTACTACAATCGGCACCTTCATTATGTTCAAAGTTCTATTGA cAATGGTGTTAAAGTGAAGGGATTCTTTCCATGGACGTTGTTAGACGACTTTGAATGGAGTTCGGGATTCAGTGTTCGATTTGGTATCACCTATGTAGATTACAACGATAGGCTTAAAAGGCACCCGAAACTCTCAGCGCATTGGTTCAAAAGTTTCCTTAAGAAGTATTGA